From Brevinematia bacterium, one genomic window encodes:
- the rpsE gene encoding 30S ribosomal protein S5, with protein sequence MVEEKTLREKVLMVRRVAKVVEGGKRLHFNALVAVGDGDSMVGIGYATANELIDAVRKAINKAKKNMFKVKFQRKQRTIPHEVEIKYKSCKLVMKPAAPGTGIIAETNLRSILELAGYHDVITKIIGSTNPILVSKVAVLALNSLESLEEVANRRGIPISRLLATFATEKEGNFNNKP encoded by the coding sequence ATGGTTGAAGAAAAAACCCTTAGAGAAAAAGTATTGATGGTGAGAAGAGTTGCTAAAGTTGTAGAAGGTGGTAAGAGGTTACACTTTAACGCCTTAGTTGCAGTAGGTGACGGAGATTCAATGGTAGGTATAGGTTACGCTACAGCTAATGAACTCATTGACGCTGTAAGAAAAGCTATAAACAAGGCCAAAAAGAATATGTTTAAAGTGAAATTTCAGAGAAAGCAAAGAACCATACCACACGAAGTTGAGATAAAGTACAAATCCTGCAAGTTAGTAATGAAACCCGCAGCTCCTGGCACTGGAATTATCGCAGAAACCAACCTAAGAAGTATCCTTGAGCTTGCAGGCTACCACGACGTTATAACCAAAATAATAGGCTCTACAAACCCCATATTAGTGTCTAAAGTTGCTGTTTTAGCCTTAAACTCTCTTGAAAGCTTGGAAGAAGTTGCAAATAGAAGAGGTATACCCATAAGTAGGCTTCTCGCAACCTTCGCTACAGAAAAAGAAGGAAACTTCAACAACAAACCGTAA
- the rplR gene encoding 50S ribosomal protein L18 gives MINKTEKKNERRERRRKRVRKKIIGLPNKPRVVIFKSNKYIYAQAIDDITGKTLASISSIAKELEKKLGDTIEDAKILGSLMAKKLFEKGINKIVFDRNFYKYHGVVKAFADSMRSEGISF, from the coding sequence ATGATAAACAAGACAGAAAAAAAGAATGAAAGAAGAGAAAGAAGGAGAAAAAGAGTCAGGAAAAAGATCATAGGGTTACCAAACAAGCCTAGAGTAGTAATATTCAAATCAAACAAATATATTTATGCCCAAGCTATAGATGATATAACTGGCAAAACGTTGGCAAGTATCTCCTCAATTGCTAAGGAGCTTGAAAAGAAACTTGGAGATACCATAGAAGACGCAAAAATCCTCGGTAGTCTCATGGCTAAGAAACTTTTTGAAAAAGGAATAAATAAAATTGTTTTTGATAGAAATTTCTATAAGTACCACGGAGTAGTGAAAGCTTTCGCAGATAGTATGAGAAGTGAAGGAATCAGCTTTTAG
- the rplF gene encoding 50S ribosomal protein L6 has product MSRIGKKPVVIPDGVNVSLENGVITVKGKLGELKLNIHPIINVKIEDKNIIVTPKGKDKFAKAMWGTTRALINNMIIGVTQGFVKKLQLVGVGYRARMEGNKLILNIGYSNPIEITPPEGIKFSVEEQVKITVSGYNKELVGQIASNIRALRKPEPYKGKGIRYEDEVITLKEGKKSK; this is encoded by the coding sequence ATGTCTAGGATAGGCAAAAAACCCGTTGTTATACCAGATGGAGTCAATGTATCACTTGAAAATGGTGTTATAACTGTAAAAGGCAAGCTTGGAGAACTTAAGCTAAATATCCATCCAATAATAAATGTAAAAATTGAAGATAAGAACATAATAGTTACTCCCAAGGGCAAAGATAAGTTTGCTAAAGCTATGTGGGGAACAACTAGAGCATTGATAAACAATATGATCATAGGCGTTACCCAAGGGTTTGTCAAAAAACTACAACTAGTCGGCGTTGGGTATAGAGCAAGGATGGAAGGAAATAAGCTTATCCTCAACATCGGATATTCAAACCCTATTGAGATAACTCCACCTGAGGGAATAAAGTTCAGCGTGGAAGAGCAGGTTAAGATCACCGTCAGTGGTTATAACAAAGAGTTAGTTGGACAAATTGCTTCTAACATAAGAGCTCTAAGAAAGCCCGAACCCTACAAAGGGAAAGGTATCAGATATGAAGACGAGGTTATCACCCTCAAAGAAGGCAAGAAATCCAAATAA
- the rpsH gene encoding 30S ribosomal protein S8 has translation MGIIADTIGDALNRIKNASNSRHLSVSVKKSKFLSKILDIMKDNGYIDSYEDDPENKYFFKVNLKYYQGKPVIREIKLLSHLSRRIYLGYRDIKPFKNNMGIVIVSTPKGVMTSVEAKNLKIGGMLICAIW, from the coding sequence ATGGGTATAATTGCAGATACCATAGGAGACGCCTTGAATAGAATAAAAAACGCTAGCAATTCTAGACATCTTAGCGTAAGCGTCAAGAAATCAAAATTTCTATCAAAAATACTGGACATAATGAAAGACAACGGCTACATAGACTCTTACGAGGATGATCCGGAAAACAAGTATTTCTTCAAAGTGAACTTAAAATACTATCAAGGAAAACCCGTCATAAGAGAAATAAAACTACTAAGTCATTTATCCAGAAGAATATACCTTGGTTATAGAGACATCAAGCCATTCAAGAACAACATGGGTATCGTAATAGTCTCTACTCCCAAAGGTGTTATGACAAGCGTAGAAGCAAAAAACCTAAAAATAGGTGGAATGCTGATCTGTGCTATTTGGTAG
- a CDS encoding type Z 30S ribosomal protein S14 — translation MARKALIVKQQKEPKFKVRKYNRCKNCGRVRGYIRDYGLCRMCFREFAHRGYLPGIRKASW, via the coding sequence ATGGCTAGAAAAGCTTTGATAGTTAAACAGCAAAAGGAACCAAAGTTTAAAGTCAGGAAATACAATAGATGCAAAAATTGTGGTAGAGTTAGAGGATATATAAGAGATTACGGACTTTGTAGAATGTGTTTTAGAGAATTTGCTCACAGAGGCTATCTACCAGGTATAAGAAAAGCATCTTGGTAG
- the rplE gene encoding 50S ribosomal protein L5, whose protein sequence is MAKKKSVIEVGESVGIKSFVPKSKKVYEEEVVKKLIEEFGYKSTMAVPKIEKIVVNVGWGEAVTDPDSLDVVVDELTLITGQRAVKTYAKKSISNFKIRKGMAIGAKVTLRKTLMYNFLDVLIHIALPRTKDFNGISTKGFDGRGNLSFSIKEQVVFPSIKYDMIKQVHGLDVTIVTTAKTDVEAYKLLKYLGFPFREKE, encoded by the coding sequence ATGGCTAAAAAAAAGTCAGTGATAGAAGTTGGTGAAAGTGTTGGTATAAAGTCATTTGTCCCAAAGAGTAAGAAGGTTTACGAAGAAGAAGTGGTGAAGAAGTTAATTGAAGAGTTCGGTTACAAATCTACGATGGCTGTTCCTAAAATAGAGAAGATAGTCGTAAACGTTGGCTGGGGTGAAGCAGTTACTGACCCAGATTCATTAGATGTTGTCGTTGATGAACTTACACTCATAACTGGTCAAAGAGCTGTAAAAACTTATGCTAAAAAATCTATATCCAACTTCAAAATAAGAAAGGGCATGGCTATAGGAGCTAAGGTTACTCTAAGAAAGACTTTGATGTATAACTTTCTAGATGTCTTGATACATATTGCTCTTCCAAGAACAAAAGACTTCAACGGAATCAGCACTAAAGGATTTGATGGAAGAGGAAACTTATCTTTCTCCATAAAAGAACAGGTTGTGTTTCCATCAATAAAGTATGATATGATAAAACAAGTTCATGGACTGGACGTTACTATCGTAACAACAGCAAAAACAGATGTTGAAGCATACAAACTTCTAAAATATCTAGGTTTTCCATTTAGGGAGAAAGAATAG
- the rplX gene encoding 50S ribosomal protein L24 produces the protein MAKKKAKTKLKKGDTVIVISGRSKGKVGKIVAFDGDRVYVEGANLIKKTFRRTRDNPKGGIITTEGSIHISNVMIYNKKLGKGDRIGAKLVGNKKVRVFKKTGETIDKV, from the coding sequence ATGGCTAAGAAAAAAGCTAAAACTAAGCTAAAAAAAGGTGATACTGTCATCGTGATAAGCGGTAGAAGCAAAGGCAAAGTAGGGAAAATTGTAGCTTTTGACGGAGATAGAGTTTACGTTGAAGGAGCTAATCTGATAAAAAAAACCTTCCGCAGGACCAGGGACAACCCTAAAGGAGGAATAATAACAACTGAAGGCAGTATCCACATATCAAATGTCATGATATATAACAAGAAGCTTGGTAAAGGTGATAGAATTGGTGCTAAGCTGGTTGGAAACAAAAAGGTTAGAGTTTTTAAAAAGACAGGTGAAACTATAGATAAAGTCTAA
- the rplN gene encoding 50S ribosomal protein L14 yields the protein MIQLTTYLNVADNTGAKEIMCLKVLPGNKKYATVGDVVVASVKKALPNGIVKKGEVVKAVVVRTKKEIRRSDGSYVRFDDNAAVIIDNQGMPRGTRVFGPVARELRYKNFTKILSLAPEVV from the coding sequence ATGATACAGCTAACTACCTATCTAAATGTTGCTGATAATACTGGTGCCAAGGAAATAATGTGCCTAAAAGTATTACCAGGAAATAAAAAGTACGCTACCGTTGGTGATGTAGTCGTAGCTAGTGTAAAGAAAGCCTTGCCGAATGGAATAGTTAAAAAAGGAGAAGTCGTCAAAGCTGTTGTTGTAAGAACTAAGAAAGAAATAAGAAGATCTGATGGCTCTTATGTCAGATTTGACGATAATGCTGCAGTAATAATAGACAATCAAGGTATGCCAAGAGGAACTCGCGTTTTCGGTCCCGTTGCTAGAGAACTCAGATATAAAAACTTTACCAAAATTCTCTCTTTAGCCCCTGAGGTTGTGTGA